From the Longimicrobium sp. genome, one window contains:
- a CDS encoding RNB domain-containing ribonuclease, with protein sequence MMAGGDGLVEQALNAAREEFGVPAEFPREVTEAAAEAARRVVSPGNGREDRRDLPLVTIDPPGSRDLDQAVGIRTEPDGGFRLWYAIADVGFFVDRGGPIETEAFKRGVTFYAPDHKVSLYPPAISENAGSLLPGVDRPCILFDFALDDRAEVKELTVAPAVVRSRAQLTYAQVVEHVCEDGTAFRGEEWVGTLDEMRRFGELREKIEAERGGVSLPLVSQHVTHMAARNLGYTLEFEQPMPSEEWNEQVSLLVGHWAARRMLEAGIGMLRTMPAPNPEALAGFRQSARALGFAWPDRMSYPEFIRSLDVKHPRITPLVWQARPVMRGADYVSFEGDPPENPLHHALAMPYAHATAPLRRLGDRYVLDLLITLAAGRRPTPEEVDTLKRLPAVMNDADSRAAKLERRAVDVAEAWMLRDRVGQSFAATVLGVRGGDVEVQIDDPPIRAAADKGDTRYDPGQTLTVVLESVSVQDGRVEFRVGG encoded by the coding sequence ATGATGGCGGGTGGCGACGGGTTGGTGGAGCAGGCGCTGAACGCGGCACGAGAGGAGTTCGGCGTGCCCGCGGAGTTTCCGCGGGAGGTGACGGAGGCCGCGGCCGAGGCGGCCCGGCGAGTCGTGTCCCCTGGCAACGGCCGGGAGGACCGGCGCGACCTCCCGCTGGTGACGATCGATCCACCCGGCAGCCGCGACCTGGACCAGGCCGTTGGGATCCGCACAGAGCCGGACGGCGGATTCCGCCTGTGGTACGCCATCGCCGATGTCGGCTTCTTCGTGGACCGCGGCGGCCCGATCGAGACCGAGGCGTTCAAGCGCGGCGTGACGTTCTACGCGCCCGACCACAAGGTCTCGCTGTATCCCCCCGCCATCAGCGAGAACGCGGGGAGCCTGCTTCCCGGAGTGGACCGCCCGTGCATCCTCTTCGACTTCGCGCTGGATGACCGTGCGGAGGTCAAGGAGCTCACCGTCGCCCCGGCGGTGGTGCGCAGCCGCGCGCAGCTGACGTACGCGCAGGTGGTGGAGCACGTGTGCGAGGACGGAACGGCGTTCCGCGGCGAGGAATGGGTGGGAACGCTGGATGAGATGCGCCGGTTCGGTGAGCTGCGCGAGAAGATCGAGGCGGAGCGCGGCGGCGTGTCGCTGCCGCTGGTGTCGCAGCACGTGACGCACATGGCCGCGCGCAACCTGGGGTACACGCTCGAGTTCGAGCAGCCGATGCCGTCGGAAGAGTGGAACGAGCAGGTGTCACTGCTGGTGGGGCACTGGGCCGCGCGGCGGATGCTGGAGGCCGGCATCGGCATGCTGCGGACGATGCCGGCGCCCAATCCCGAGGCCCTCGCGGGCTTCCGCCAGTCCGCCCGGGCGCTGGGCTTCGCGTGGCCGGACCGGATGAGCTACCCGGAGTTCATCCGCTCGCTGGACGTGAAGCATCCCCGCATCACACCGCTGGTGTGGCAGGCGCGGCCGGTAATGCGCGGCGCGGACTACGTTTCGTTCGAAGGCGATCCTCCCGAAAACCCGCTGCACCACGCGCTGGCGATGCCGTACGCCCACGCCACGGCGCCGCTCCGCCGCCTGGGAGACCGCTACGTGCTCGACCTCCTCATCACTCTCGCCGCCGGCCGCCGCCCCACGCCGGAAGAGGTGGACACGCTCAAGCGCCTGCCCGCCGTGATGAACGACGCCGATTCTCGCGCGGCCAAGCTGGAGCGCCGGGCCGTCGACGTGGCAGAGGCGTGGATGCTTCGCGACCGCGTGGGCCAGTCGTTCGCGGCGACGGTGCTGGGCGTGCGCGGCGGTGACGTCGAGGTGCAGATCGACGATCCGCCGATCCGCGCCGCCGCCGACAAGGGCGACACGCGCTACGATCCGGGCCAGACGCTGACCGTGGTCCTGGAGAGCGTGTCGGTGCAGGATGGACGCGTGGAGTTTCGCGTAGGCGGCTGA